One Candidatus Acidiferrales bacterium DNA window includes the following coding sequences:
- the pssA gene encoding CDP-diacylglycerol--serine O-phosphatidyltransferase: MRRGVSLLPISFTVGNIVCGYYALVAAMHGGAANFDAAAKAIGIAIVLDGLDGRVARLTGSSSPFGKEFDSLADVISFGLAPAFLAYSWGMFSLEGQGDFFRQLARWGGVITFAFLMCGAWRLARFNIQAPAASGHVPLRHFIGLPIPAAAGMIAALVHFRKSPLTEWPWAIAWLGLVAGLAFLMVSTVRYYSFKDIDLRRRRSSLVVVALGLLVILIVSNSEVVLPLLAIGYVLSGIIGKISGWIRRRPGPSPTATGEPAQLPHL, translated from the coding sequence ATGCGCCGCGGTGTTTCGCTGTTGCCCATATCCTTCACGGTGGGCAACATTGTCTGCGGCTACTACGCGCTGGTGGCGGCGATGCATGGCGGCGCAGCGAATTTCGATGCCGCCGCCAAGGCGATTGGCATCGCCATTGTTCTGGATGGTCTGGATGGCCGCGTGGCGCGCCTCACGGGGAGCAGCAGTCCCTTCGGGAAAGAGTTTGATTCGCTGGCCGATGTCATCTCCTTTGGACTGGCGCCGGCCTTTCTGGCTTACTCGTGGGGAATGTTCAGCCTGGAAGGGCAGGGCGATTTTTTCCGCCAGCTCGCCCGGTGGGGCGGCGTCATCACGTTTGCCTTCTTGATGTGTGGGGCGTGGCGGCTGGCGCGTTTCAACATCCAGGCCCCGGCGGCTTCCGGGCATGTGCCCTTGCGGCACTTTATCGGCCTGCCGATTCCGGCTGCGGCGGGGATGATTGCGGCGCTGGTTCACTTTCGGAAATCGCCGCTGACGGAGTGGCCCTGGGCAATCGCCTGGCTGGGGCTCGTCGCCGGACTGGCCTTCCTGATGGTCAGCACCGTCCGTTACTACAGCTTCAAAGACATTGACCTTCGCCGGCGGAGGTCCTCGCTGGTGGTGGTGGCGCTGGGGCTGCTGGTGATCTTGATTGTCAGCAATTCTGAGGTTGTCCTGCCGCTGCTGGCTATCGGGTATGTGCTCTCGGGCATCATTGGCAAGATTTCCGGCTGGATTCGCCGCCGACCAGGCCCCTCACCTACGGCCACCGGCGAACCCGCCCAACTCCCGCACCTATGA
- a CDS encoding phosphatidylserine decarboxylase, translating into MSWPAMLLAGASLALHWYLAAAGLLLLVAFVFYFFRDPERTIPQETGGIVSPADGRVVEIADSAWNGQPRKRISIFLSVFDVHVNRSPVEGVIVSADYRKGQFRAAWHAEASTVNEQNVVVVRGHQSEVVFKQIAGIIARRILFWRKPGDLVQRGERVGMIRFGSRVDVILDPACDILVRRGEHVKGGSSLLARAPVGSGRAK; encoded by the coding sequence ATGAGCTGGCCGGCCATGCTGCTTGCCGGGGCGTCACTCGCCCTGCACTGGTATCTGGCTGCTGCCGGGCTGCTGTTGCTGGTGGCGTTTGTCTTCTACTTCTTTCGCGACCCGGAACGAACCATCCCCCAGGAGACAGGCGGGATCGTTTCGCCTGCCGACGGGAGGGTGGTGGAGATCGCCGACAGCGCCTGGAACGGCCAGCCGCGCAAACGCATCAGCATCTTTCTCTCCGTCTTTGATGTCCACGTCAACCGGTCGCCGGTGGAAGGCGTGATCGTTAGCGCCGACTACCGGAAAGGACAGTTTCGAGCCGCGTGGCACGCCGAGGCCTCCACGGTCAATGAACAAAACGTGGTCGTGGTGCGTGGCCATCAATCGGAGGTCGTTTTCAAGCAAATTGCTGGTATTATCGCCCGGCGAATTCTCTTTTGGCGGAAGCCCGGCGACCTGGTGCAGCGGGGCGAGCGGGTGGGCATGATCCGGTTTGGCTCGCGTGTGGACGTAATCCTGGATCCGGCATGCGATATTCTGGTGCGTCGGGGTGAGCACGTGAAAGGTGGCAGCTCCCTTCTGGCACGAGCCCCGGTCGGATCGGGGCGAGCGAAATGA
- a CDS encoding YdcH family protein — protein sequence MPGWSEEIRDRLIQTNEQFRRLAEQHATFDAELIRLSQKPYLTKQDQLREVELKKRKLRVKDEMERILRDYGRGAESAAAR from the coding sequence ATGCCCGGTTGGTCCGAGGAGATTCGTGACCGTCTGATTCAAACGAACGAGCAGTTCCGCCGGCTGGCGGAACAGCATGCAACCTTCGACGCCGAACTCATCCGACTTTCTCAAAAGCCCTACCTGACCAAGCAGGATCAATTGAGGGAAGTCGAGTTGAAGAAACGGAAGCTCCGGGTGAAAGACGAAATGGAGCGGATCCTGCGGGATTATGGCCGCGGCGCTGAGTCTGCCGCGGCGCGGTAA